A region of the Silene latifolia isolate original U9 population chromosome 9, ASM4854445v1, whole genome shotgun sequence genome:
accggactaaaaaccgactcaaaaattcaaatcccgactccaacaacgagtcaaaccgagtcaaccaccaaaaacaaaacatttcaaaccttctaccttaagttttcccggattcatgttggtcaagtaccaaacatgtgactacaaaacctaggatagaagaAATCAtaattgcgtttgttgtgaaagtgacaacacaactcgaagaaccgcgacgtggctcgcgccttttTGAGCTGatcaagtggccacgtcgctcaaaactcgcacaaccactcatttccctataaatacccctcaaatgccacccatttgagacttacgcgagtgtccgccccctcttttctcccttaaaattctcgactcgacttcttaagtcacaacccgacgcgtatttacgacctaccgatcgtaaatacaagccttacacattgtttggtaccgtcatcgtgcattaaatcacttgaccgaccacttcgaccactacaccgtcactaacattaaaacactctttttacttaccaaaacggttttaaaccgagttttttccgatcaaacgagttgttacacttacgtcggtcactcgccataaccaaacatgtaagtatgagggtgtaaaaatcctcttttattatgttttcatttttcatgactataacatgctaaaacgtgcataacatgaaccaaaacatggaataaacgagccaaaactgatttttggcctgagacagaagccccttaggtcgccagcttgcccgcgcctaaatggggtgtccaggtcagagatcaaccgtgtttgctctcgtcatttccctttaatccattttcacattTGTAATCGGTTTCTACCATTCCAAATACCTTcgaacccttttattttatttcatttgttttaaccataaaacatttttcacccttggttcctcataccatgacagttaaatccgtgtttcggtgatactatttggttaatgacatttaaaaggtattttaaaaccttttagttcatttctttacatttctaaaaacaaacatattagtcaccaacacaaagtcatcattggttctacataccatgccggattttaacccgggtacgatgatgcgtatcgactaattacattcaaatggacttaatacaattagtccataattactttcaaaactattcatctcaagtttgtcaaatcgaacccgacaccgaatattatcaaaataatgatgatgattcgagtctagttcttcaaatcaacaaatgcggtctaaacgaccccttcaaatcaaaccgggttcaaatacccattttcaacacgtcttataacgttttctaaaaagccagaacacggcacataaaccgtgggttAACACGCGCCTAAACATGCCCTCCATTTCTCATCTTCAAAGCCAGgaagaggccccttacaccgccggctggctcgcgcctcatatggccgtctggtatagggcctgttcccttccagcattagtctaggacgatcctgactccggttagcccggatataggacggatcagatgactattcaaaatcatattttcaaaatgcctcactaagacaaatggatcatgttatgcaccctaaacctaatacggtaaatggatgtttaattttcgtcttgcatgcaaatcaatcattaatccaactcgacatcttatacttgatacttggattaaatcaaccgacttagaaagctctcacatgttaggtttaaattattggatgcgcatccatgcatttaaaccgttttatcaacttttgcattcaaccaaccaagatcgatcagtagaggccgctaacgcgggcgggattggttgcctgattaaagggcttcccaatacgtaccttcacctcttactcataaactttggatagtggacgaccttatccagggcgtacgagagtcattctagagataggatgctaaagagggacgatttccttatctttagtacctatgtcaaacgctgctttgtgcttcgatttgaccgaggtataaagtgtatttcgaacgggttccagacatcccacaaatgcttggtggcgactccgaacatctctaatcgtttcgagacccttaccgagacgaaaccgaccgatctaaaacgatccggtcgaaagcatttttacgccgccgagcgtggctttcaatagaccgctgcatgtccacagattggcctggcgtgcaggtggcccgcgatTACGGACCGATAGGTGGACCCCCAAATCCACGGACCGAGACGTGTTTTGgaatcggactacaacatgtgggctaattacattcaaatggcccgcgactacggaccgagacgtggcccatgtccacaccttCCTCTTGTTGAATTTGTGCTCAGCCTGCACTCCCAGCCGGCCGGCCGGCTGCCGGTGCCTtccccggctgggagttctctggaaCTCCCTTGGTTTCCTCTTTCTTCTTGTTCTCCCAGCCGGCTGTCCGGCTGCCGGTggcctgaccggctgggagttctctatAACTTCAATTCTAATCTGCCATGCTAAGTGTTGGGGGTGAgtcccagccggctgaccggctgccggcctaccggctgggagcTCCTCTAAGCATTTCTCCCTCCTTTCTTCATGCTAAGTCTACCCAATTGTCTTGCTTGCTCCGATTCCTCCATTTTCGCTCCAAAACCTGCAAGATGGACATTACATCATAGACTAAGGAATCGGGGTACAAAATACAATGCAAGAATTAGAAAACCGATTCGAATTGAGTCGAAATGCATGAAAATAGGAAGGACGTTGGTGTAAATAAATACTATATcaggaggatgctcctccaaggGAGTTGTTGAAAATCAAGTGCCTTTCCCCCATCGCCTAGCGAAGAACAAGAAGGATGGTAAGTTTGGTAAGTTCTTGGATATTGTTAAGAATTTACAAGTTACCGTCCCATTTATTAAATTGCTAACCCAAGTCCCTTCCTactcaaagtttatgaaagaaatcctctcaaagaagcgatccttcaacgaggttgagactattgctttccaACAACATCATTAGAAAGTAAATTTAAGAGGgtgtgcgacaaagcctatcatttaTATTATGCCCTTTGCTGTTACAATGAGTATACTTcttaacaacaacatcaacatcaacaacTGCTGAACTGTCAACCTTTGCCTTCTTGAGACCTGGTTTCTTGACCTCAACATTAGCAGCATATGCATTTGCTTCAGCAAGAACATCCACAGCATCAGAGACTTGTTTTTGTCTCTCTATCTTTTGAAGCAAGGATAATGCTTTCTTCAGAGGTGGTAATGGTTCCATGGACAAAATATTGGTCTTAACCCCCTCATATCCACTATTTTATCCCATTAAAAACCGTATTAACTTGGTGTGGGTGTCCCTGTCAAGGATTCTTTTGAGCAGTTGACATGTACATGCTGACAATGCTCCACAAGTACAGGTGAGAATAGTGTCAAGGTTTTCCCATGTCCTTTTAAGGTTACTATAATACTCAACCAAAGGTGTGTTACCCTGACTGATAGCATTCAAATTTTTACGCAGTTGATATATTTCTATGGGATTGACATCACCGTATCTCTTAATCATCTCATCCCATAATTCTTTGGATGAATTGACATAAGACatattttctttaatatcttcatcCATAGAATTACGCATCCCATGTCTAACCATTATGTCACATCTCATCCATTGATGATACTTTTTATCAGAATTATCAGGCTTTTTAACAGACCCATTAATAAACCTTTCTTTGTTTTTAGAAATCAAAGCAACATATGTATCCCTTTTCCAATTCAGAAAATTACTACCATTAAACTTGTATTCAATCAATTTCAGACATGGCTGATCATTAGTTGAAAGAAATAATGGATCATCAAAGAAAGCATATGGAGATACTTCAgaattgttgatagattcaggcATGTTGAAATTAGAAATCAAGTAATTTCACAGAATTTGAACAAGAAGATATGAATCAAACAGGAAATAAAACTTGATATTAATTGTTTTGAATGAGGAAAACAATACCAGAATCAATCAAGATGATGAAATTACAGCGGAAGAAAGAATTAATAACCCAGAAACGAATGAGCGATTGATACCATATGAAACCAAATTGATGAACTTATATTGATCAAACACATTGATTGTGAGAATTAATATTGATGTATATTATTGATTTGATTTTATATATTACATCCAGTGATTATGAATGTATGACAGGagggtagttctccttatataGTTAGTTAGGTCGTTTAACTAACTAGAGTTTGTTAAGATTTAGTTAGTTACAAGTTACAACTCTAGTTAGTTAGTTAGATCCTTAACTACTTTGTATGTTAACAACTATATATCCTGTAAGTATTTGAGTTGTCTTTTGGCGCATAGTAAATACAAGACATCGATGATGAGTTCGTACATACTTATCGTGCTTCATTGCTTTCTTTCTCCATCTACATCCCATCTCAGAAACTTCTATAGGATACCAAGAAATATAAAACATGTACAACCAAAACAGCTTCGAATGACACCAGAAACCAAAGCTTCTCTTCCCATACTCCTTATAAGATCTTCATGAGCCATGCTCGGACAAAATGATTGTCGTATATGTATAACTCCCTTTTATTTTCTCAAATATCTCGCATTATGGGTTGGGGTGCCCATTTCAAATGCAAAGCGAGCCTTGCATTCTTTGTTCCATCTAATGTAAAGATGTCGTAAAACTCCCCCTCGAGCAATACTCTGGTGAGTGTCATTAGACATCTCCCAATATAATCCTGCCATTATTTTCAACTCCATGTTAATACTAGATAAAAAGATCTCAAATGACTTCATATCAGAAAGTAAATTTAAGAGGGTCTTTGATAGAAAATACATAAATTATACTGTAGAAGGTATAGTTAGAATAATGGGAATACCTTTCCAATTGTGTCATGATCATAGACATCGAAGATAAGCAATTCATGCAAAGCATCCTCGACAACGAAATCAAATGTTTGGTTCCACACTGGATTTAGAGTTTCACTTACAACCTGGAATTGCAAATATGAACATGAATAAAAGTACCTAAAATAATACTTTCTTGGAATCCCGCTTTTGAAAGAAATGGCTAAGACACATGAGGCATTCATTACTAAtttactactccctcctattctaaataactctccctatttccttttttgtctattcacaatactctccctatttccttatttggcaaacttttatacttattttaatcaccccaccccacaacaataccccacaatactcatactttatcttattttaatcactttaccccacaacaatccttattttaatcacattaccccacaacaatacttattttaatcacacaataccttccctctctccaatctcctaccccactccaatactttatcatataatactccccttccttaattcccgtgccctccatgaaaggggagggttatgtagaataggagggagtataattaagaaaaataatagtcaatttttattttattttctgtgGAACGGGAGCTGCAACAACAGCTTTGATGTTGACGGGTCTTGAACACGAGTCATGAGTAGCACCTCTCAATAACTTCACCAACTAAGCAAGGTATGCATCAATTGTCGATCTCTCAATAAATTTTGTTGCTTGTCTTGTTGCAGTTACAATTTATACATTGAACAAGTGAATATAGTGACGAACATGTAAGGAACCGACAACATCAAGCTCATTTGAAAAGAAACATACCCTGGTTTTCACTCTTTTTCCAGCCTTTTTCAGTGTTACTGCCACATAGGGGTCGGACTTTCCGTTTAGATCCATAGCCGGTAAATTTTCAGCTGATACCACTGTAACTGATAGTACTCCCCTCAGAATAACCTCACGCTTTCTCTCGGTGGTTTTTCTTTCAATATCACTGGCATCTTCTTCCGTATCATCTTTCAAGGCCCTTTCCACTTTTGTCAGGGCCACATTCAGATTGAACGGGTTTAAAATCTGATTCCCAGTGCCAAATGGACAATACAAGAGCTCCAACTGCACCTGGAACCCATAGAGAGAACGTTCGAAAGAGTTGTATTAATTTGGAAAATCAAGAGTCAAGACCATAAGTCTTGACGTTTATTGTGACATCAACTTCAGAGTTTAACCTTTTTCCAGAACTGGCActaatttatactccctccgtctcaattatttgtttgccttttttatTCTCTCTAAGGGATATACTCCGTATTAATCAAAGGCAAACAATTAATTGGGACAAAGCAAGTAATATGATAATAAAACTTTTAACATGATGACAATGCAATAACAGTGAAAGCGGTCTTTTTTTATATCCACCGAACTGCGTTGCTCAACATACAGAGGCTATTTACGGCTGACCGATGATTGACCAATTACTACTATACAGTATTAAAGCTCAGATTGCAGAAGGTTTAGTTATCCATTTTGTGGCatacataaactaaataaataaaaaaaaaaaaaaaaaaaaaaagacctaAAACAAAATATAGTTGAAAAGATGCAATGGGATTTCATTTTTACCTGTCCCCTATATTTGGTATCTCTCTGTACATCCACATCCTTCACGAGATTTAACCACAAGACTTTCACTTTACCTGGCTCAAGCTCACTGAGTGCCACTTGAGCACAACCAATTAGTTCAGACGGTTGAAGCCCTTCGTCGTCATAAACTCTAACTGTCAAATGCTGTGTCGATGGATCCTCTACTACAAAGTCAAAACTCTCATTCCATATTGGATTCAATTCATTGTTCTGAAGAAATGTTACAATATTAGGCGAGAATTAAGATTAAAAAATTGTGATTATTAAAGGATAGAAGAAAAAGCGTACAATTGTTTTGCTTTTTTTGGTTCTGCTACGTAAAGGGCGTATAAATAAAGAAGCATAAGGATCCGACTTCCCAATCAAGTCTTTATTGGCCAATTCTTTAGCTTGCACCAGCTTCACCTCTAATATCCCACAAGGCTTCAATTCCAAGTCACTGGACAGGAAGGTAAAATACCGAAGAAGTATTCTTTTGTACAATTGTACTGCTCCGTATCAATTAGTCTATCGAATCTACAGGAAAAATAGTAGTTACCTGTAATCTCCAGGAATTATTTGTATTATCTTACGAACCGGCCAAGTTATCGAATCTTCCACAGCATCTGTTATCATTTCCTGTACAAACAATCCACTCACTCATGCTAATGACTAATAAACGTGTTACTTCACAAGtacaaaaaaaaatatgaacCTATCGACAAATCCATAACTTTAAACAAGAGTTTAAGTTGATGATGTACATATCAAAACCGGCAACTTTGCCCAAGGATACGAAGATGAAAAGGTTTCTTACGTGGATGGCCTCAGAAAGCCCCGGAATTGTTGAAATGTCACCTCCAGTAACTTTTAGTGTAAAATCCAAGTTTTTCTGGATTAGAGAGAAATCGCCGAAAGATGTTAGAAAGCAGATGGAAATAATAAGTTAGCTAAAGCCTAAAGCTACGTCTAAGATTAAAGTTGAAATTTTCACATGCTGTCCATAGTATGCATCCCTTCCAATTAACAAGCTAAGATGTTTGACTGGTATTGTAAAGCTAAAGAAATAGCCTTATAAAACAGAAGTTAAAAATCGAGAATATTAGGCTTATACAATGGTACCTTTTTCCTTAAAGAATAACACACAGCACCAAAGCAAGGGAGTTCGGCCACAAGTGGTTTGAAGATTAACCTAAATATCCCCGTAAATCCTACATTCTTCACCTAGAGAAGTAATTGGAAGAAAACAAGATCAATGAATGTAAAAACATCGAGCATACATGAAAGTTCACTCGCAGAAATTAGACAAAAGTGGCTATAGCCTAAATAATTATATCTCATTGAAAAACCAGTTAGATAATGAAAATAGGATTTTGACGTCAGTAACTGATTTTCCTTCTACACATGCGGTTCGATTCATACATTAATTCAGGGCTACAAATTTGATTcttaaaaatatattacaaaaattaatgaGGGACGATCTAAGTAAAAGAACGCATCAATATATACCTGTATAGGTAACGCAACACCTAGATGTGTTTTTACATCAAGTACGATGTTAGGATTACCGTCCCATTGTATCTCCAATTCCATGATTATCTCCCCTGGATCATCACTGTCAATAATACAAACCCCTGAACACATGAACAATTTCCAGCACCGTACATCAGTACTATGTAAGAATATACAATTAACCACAAAAAAATGAACATTGCACTTGACATGCCATCACAGATGCAAGTTGTCCTATGATCATCAAGATTCAAGCATTCAAGCAACCAACGCGATTGAGTCTACTTTTGAGTCAACACCCCATTCCCATGGATGAATGATAGTCCATAATTTCAGAATGAGACTAACCTGTAAACTGAGGTGCCACAGTCCCAAGAGTAAGCTTCTTAAACTTGAGGGAATCCAAAATAGCTGGTGTATATTGCTCAAGAGTAGGTTCCACAGAGCTCTTTATCAGCTCTGATGCCGCCTATCATCGTTATTGCCACGTGTCAAACCAAATATTCTTACACCAATCACACACAAATACACTATCATACATACATCACATTACCTCATCAATATACGGCCAAAGTTTTTGTAGTTGAGAATTAAGCCATTTTAACTAcatgcaacaacaacaaaaagtaaaCATTTAATTAAGCACAATTCTATGTAATTCAATGTTATTTTTCATTCCAAAATTTCCAACATTGAATAGGCCGGTTAGCAAATATATTTTCAGCTAAATTAAAATAATGGAACCGAAAGAATAATTCCAAGTATAATTCCTATAATCTTAATCAATCAATAGAAAGTGTTCACCTTCTCCATTTGTGGAAAAATGACCCAGGTTGGATAAAATTCAGGCGGTAATATCTTTCTTGCATCTTGTACTGTCATCCTTGCAAAAGCAGCCACTGTTGCCGCCTTCAGAATATCAAATATTCAAATTTTAATGCTCATTAATAATTAGTAAACCCATCAATTTAAAACCAACAGGAGCTAGTCTCACTATAACATGAAAACAGATTGTAAAAGTTAAAAAGACGCTCTCAAACGAGATTTTGCAAACGAACACCATAACTTTGGCAGCTGAATTGAGTCTCATTATAATCATTAATCACAGTAAAAAATGATCAGAAtgctcaaaataaaataaaaataaaaaagtatTTGATGAAAGGTAGAAAGAGACCAACTGAACACGGCGTTTGGCGCGAATGTTCTCATAGTAAGCAAAAAGCACGATCAGCCCAATACCCGAAGCAATCCCGAGTATAATTCCTACAATAAAACCcatattttaaagcaatttagaAGAAAACCAGATAGCAATTTGAACTAAATTAAAATGGGTTTCAATTATTTTTGGTGAATAATGCAAGGGAGAATGGATTTTAGACATGAAGGTGTTGTATGTACTATGTAGAGCGTTTTAGAAAGAGGAAGAAGGTGCAGGAACGTGCAAGAGTCACTAATTTGGATTAACAAGTAATTAAGGAATCTTGTTTAACGTTCatatattattaatatattaataataatgtttGTGTTTTTCACTTTCTATGTGTAAAGTTTAACATAGAAGATGGGAGTTATTCTGTTTCTCTAACTTTTCTCTGTTTTACATCAACTTTCATTTTACGTTATTTACCAAACACAAAATCTTGTTTGCTTCACAAGGAAAAACACAACTAAGTAGAAAATCTTGATCTTgattcacaaattcttatttcaaacGGATTATATTTTCGTCTTTTTAAAAAGTCGGAATTCTGTGACCTTATGGTCAAATGTAACCATAATGGTTTAACTAATTTTACAGCTTTATGGTAACTTATTTTTTAAAAGTGGTCATATTTGACTGTAAAATAGTCTTAAAATATCGTCCTTTTGGAAAATATCAAATAACTCGCCTGAAAGGAGACCAACAGTGATTAATTATATATAATTTTTAAAACGTTTGTATTCGTCATAAATATAAAACGTTTGGGATAAGAATTTACCATTCTCATATAGATATATGGGATAAGAATTAAATATCCACCCAAAAAAATATTATCTCATATAGATATATTGGATAAGAATTTACCATTCTCTaaacattattttattttaaaatatccACCCAGAAAATTTCCAACAAATCACTAAAAAAATAAACACAGCCAAAGCAACGACAGTTTAGTTACTTCGTACATGAATAGGCAAAGTGTCCTTTAAGTTTGTGCTTGACTTGCATGTTGGTCATGCTTTAAGGACAAGTGTGACCGATACAGCAAAGCTAACAACTGTAACAAGTAACAACACGTTCATATTCCAAAACGCAGCTTAGTGTACTTGAACTTGACTTCATCGTATGATCAAATCAATCCATTAACCgtgatacatttttttttttggaagacAACCGTGATACATTTTAGAATATCATGGATTTTGCACACGTGTTACGTATGATTTCATGTTAACATATATACAAgtatatttattttaaatttttaccgaaaataattagaaaaagggtTTTAATATATACAATCCATTGGGTATATATAGTCTTTGGCTTgttagatgaaccatctcaaccaaaaccttaaggtgatggttgaggtcaactattatatttattcctattaattactaaatgataagtaagtggaccaaattgtgtgtgaatgatcaaattactcatcaagttcattcttaaaatagaaaacacaacaattgactgagacacccaaaatggaaTATGACTAataaccgggacagagggagtataatttattaAATAAATTTGGGGATTTGAAAgaactatttttttttcttttgtttgatcTCCATTTTGTTTAAAAAACTGTATATATTACCGTATTGTGTTTTTCGGAATtttgttattgtttatttccAAATATCATTTTTTTCCTTGACAGAAAATAAATAGCGTAATGGATGGGTGCAAAACTGGAACAAAGTTGACCACTTGTGATCATTTTGGGAAGATTGTAACTTGAGATTACTTATGGCAGGCCGTCCATTATTATGGGTAATTTTTCCAAACAATTAAGATGAATTTTGCACCAATGTTCAGCTAATTCGTTAGTCTCACCCATTAAATTGCGTCAATATTGGTTCGGGTTTAGGCTCAAACAAATAAGGCTGTTCTCAGTTATCAGTTTACCATCGGGTCGGAACAAGTGAGTTCTGATTCATCCAAATTTTGATATCTATCGGGTCGGTTACTCGGTTTCGAGTGGTTTATGCCGGGTTCGTCGAGTCGGGTTAACGTTTGCTTGGTTTAAGTGGTGTGAAACTAACCCTAACCTCCATGGATGATCATCATgttcttgatgatg
Encoded here:
- the LOC141600291 gene encoding synaptotagmin-5-like, translating into MGFIVGIILGIASGIGLIVLFAYYENIRAKRRVQLAATVAAFARMTVQDARKILPPEFYPTWVIFPQMEKLKWLNSQLQKLWPYIDEAASELIKSSVEPTLEQYTPAILDSLKFKKLTLGTVAPQFTGVCIIDSDDPGEIIMELEIQWDGNPNIVLDVKTHLGVALPIQVKNVGFTGIFRLIFKPLVAELPCFGAVCYSLRKKKNLDFTLKVTGGDISTIPGLSEAIHEMITDAVEDSITWPVRKIIQIIPGDYSDLELKPCGILEVKLVQAKELANKDLIGKSDPYASLFIRPLRSRTKKSKTINNELNPIWNESFDFVVEDPSTQHLTVRVYDDEGLQPSELIGCAQVALSELEPGKVKVLWLNLVKDVDVQRDTKYRGQVQLELLYCPFGTGNQILNPFNLNVALTKVERALKDDTEEDASDIERKTTERKREVILRGVLSVTVVSAENLPAMDLNGKSDPYVAVTLKKAGKRVKTRVVSETLNPVWNQTFDFVVEDALHELLIFDVYDHDTIGKDYIGRCLMTLTRVLLEGEFYDIFTLDGTKNARLALHLKWAPQPIMRDI
- the LOC141601997 gene encoding uncharacterized protein LOC141601997, whose translation is MPESINNSEVSPYAFFDDPLFLSTNDQPCLKLIEYKFNGSNFLNWKRDTYVALISKNKERFINGSVKKPDNSDKKYHQWMRCDIMVRHGMRNSMDEDIKENMSYVNSSKELWDEMIKRYGDVNPIEIYQLRKNLNAISQGNTPLVEYYSNLKRTWENLDTILTCTCGAFGYEGVKTNILSMEPLPPLKKALSLLQKIERQKQVSDAVDVLAEANAYAANVEVKKPGLKKAKVDSSAVVDVDVVVKKYTHCNSKGHNINDRLCRTPS